The Microbacterium limosum genome contains a region encoding:
- the def gene encoding peptide deformylase — protein sequence MAVREIRLFGDPVLKAHSAEIAEIDDSVRALVRDLLDTVALPGRAGVAAPQIGVGLRAFSYNIDGDIGYVLNPRVVEVRGEAEPVDEGCLSVPGLWHPALRHPWARVEGIDLDGQAVELEGEGLLAQALQHECDHLDGVLYLQRLTPEQRRIAMREVRESSWF from the coding sequence ATGGCCGTGCGTGAGATCCGTCTCTTCGGCGACCCCGTGCTGAAGGCGCACAGCGCCGAGATCGCCGAGATCGACGACTCGGTGCGGGCGCTCGTGCGCGACCTGCTCGACACCGTCGCCCTGCCGGGTCGTGCGGGGGTCGCCGCCCCTCAGATCGGGGTCGGCCTCCGTGCGTTCAGCTACAACATCGACGGCGACATCGGCTATGTCCTCAATCCCCGCGTCGTCGAGGTGCGCGGCGAGGCGGAGCCGGTCGACGAGGGCTGCCTCTCCGTTCCCGGGCTCTGGCATCCGGCGCTGCGCCACCCGTGGGCCCGGGTCGAGGGCATCGACCTCGACGGTCAGGCCGTGGAGCTCGAGGGCGAGGGCCTCCTCGCGCAGGCGCTCCAGCACGAATGCGACCACCTCGACGGCGTGCTCTACCTGCAGCGGCTCACCCCCGAGCAGCGCCGGATCGCCATGCGCGAGGTGCGTGAGAGCTCCTGGTTCTGA
- a CDS encoding AMP-dependent synthetase/ligase yields MSAVQFEVPAIVPADPSANIADLLEERVKATPDRPLFAVPEGSGWRDIAASEFRRQVIALAKGFVASGIEPGDKVGFLARTTYEWTLVDFALFYAGAVMVPIYETSSPSQIQWILQDSGAVALIVESADHAARVDEVRGDLPLIRDVWQLGLGAIGKLSDAGSAVGDDEIERRRGIAVGADIATLIYTSGSTGRPKGCVLTHSNFVELSRNAAKALDEVVQVPGSSTLLFITTAHVFARFISILNIHAGVKTGHQPDTKQLLPALGSFKPTYLLAVPRVFEKVYNSAEQKAEAGGKGKIFRAAAHAAIEHSTLLQEGKRIPLALKIKFALFDKLVYSKLRNAMGGNVRYAVSGSAPLGPRLGHFFHSLGVTILEGYGLTETTAPATVNLAKKSKIGTVGPALPGVGVRLAEDGEVEVRGINVFKEYWRNPEATAAAFDGEWFKTGDVGSFDSEGFLTITGRKKEIIVTAGGKNVAPAALEDPIRANPIVGQVVVVGDQKPFIAALITLDPEMLPTWLANNNLPGDMSLADAAAHAAVRAEVQRAIDEANTHVSRAESIRKFTILPSEWTEASGHLTPKMSIKRNVIMSDFSLQIEELYSEPVNTTNVSIP; encoded by the coding sequence ATGAGTGCCGTCCAGTTCGAGGTTCCCGCCATCGTCCCCGCCGACCCGAGCGCCAATATCGCCGATCTGCTCGAGGAGCGGGTGAAGGCCACCCCCGATCGCCCGCTGTTCGCGGTCCCCGAAGGTTCGGGCTGGCGCGACATCGCCGCATCCGAGTTCCGGCGGCAGGTGATCGCGCTCGCCAAGGGCTTCGTCGCCTCCGGCATCGAGCCCGGCGACAAGGTCGGGTTCCTCGCCCGGACGACCTACGAGTGGACGCTCGTGGACTTCGCGCTGTTCTACGCCGGCGCGGTGATGGTCCCCATCTACGAGACCAGCTCCCCCTCGCAGATCCAGTGGATCCTCCAGGATTCCGGCGCCGTCGCACTCATCGTCGAGTCGGCCGACCACGCCGCCCGTGTCGACGAGGTGCGCGGCGACCTGCCCCTCATCCGCGACGTCTGGCAGCTGGGCCTCGGCGCGATCGGCAAGCTCTCCGACGCGGGAAGCGCCGTCGGCGACGACGAGATCGAGCGCCGCCGCGGCATCGCCGTGGGCGCCGACATCGCGACCCTCATCTACACCTCGGGGTCGACCGGGCGCCCGAAGGGATGCGTCCTGACGCACAGCAATTTCGTCGAGCTCTCGCGCAACGCCGCCAAGGCACTCGACGAGGTCGTGCAGGTGCCCGGGTCGTCCACGCTGCTGTTCATCACGACGGCGCACGTGTTCGCGCGCTTCATCTCGATCCTGAACATCCACGCGGGTGTCAAGACGGGCCACCAGCCCGACACGAAGCAGCTGCTGCCGGCGCTCGGCAGCTTCAAGCCGACGTATCTCCTCGCCGTGCCCCGGGTGTTCGAGAAGGTCTACAACTCCGCGGAGCAGAAGGCCGAGGCGGGCGGCAAGGGCAAGATCTTCCGCGCCGCCGCGCACGCGGCGATCGAGCACTCCACCCTCCTGCAGGAGGGCAAGCGGATCCCCCTCGCGCTGAAGATCAAGTTCGCCCTCTTCGACAAGCTCGTCTACAGCAAGCTGCGCAACGCGATGGGCGGCAACGTGCGCTACGCCGTCTCGGGGTCGGCACCGCTCGGTCCCCGTCTCGGCCACTTCTTCCACAGCCTCGGCGTGACGATCCTCGAGGGGTACGGCCTCACCGAGACCACCGCGCCGGCGACGGTGAACCTCGCCAAGAAGTCCAAGATCGGCACCGTCGGCCCCGCCCTTCCCGGGGTGGGGGTCCGCCTCGCGGAGGACGGCGAGGTCGAGGTGCGCGGCATCAACGTCTTCAAGGAGTACTGGCGCAACCCCGAGGCGACCGCGGCGGCCTTCGACGGCGAGTGGTTCAAGACCGGAGATGTCGGGTCGTTCGACTCCGAGGGGTTCCTCACGATCACGGGGCGCAAGAAGGAGATCATCGTCACGGCGGGCGGGAAGAACGTGGCCCCCGCCGCCCTCGAAGACCCCATCCGCGCCAACCCCATCGTGGGCCAGGTCGTCGTGGTCGGCGATCAGAAGCCCTTCATCGCGGCCCTCATCACCCTCGACCCCGAGATGCTGCCGACGTGGCTGGCCAACAACAACCTGCCGGGAGACATGTCGCTGGCGGATGCCGCGGCGCACGCCGCCGTGCGGGCCGAGGTGCAGCGGGCGATCGACGAGGCGAACACCCACGTCTCCCGGGCGGAGTCGATCCGGAAGTTCACGATCCTGCCCTCGGAGTGGACCGAGGCATCCGGGCACCTCACGCCGAAGATGTCGATCAAGCGCAACGTGATCATGTCCGACTTCTCGCTGCAGATCGAGGAGCTCTACAGCGAGCCCGTCAACACGACGAACGTCTCGATCCCCTGA